The Stieleria sp. JC731 genome has a segment encoding these proteins:
- a CDS encoding adenylosuccinate synthase: MSGTCVIGLQWGDEAKGKLVDLLAPQFDLVVRYQGGANAGHTVVVGDEVYKLHHIPSGILHTGVENLITPGVVINPETMIAEMDGLAKRDIDCAKNMRISERAHLVMPWHIAEDRQINATAVRGESIGTTNRGIGPCYRDKVGRTHAIRMIDLIQPTRDERIGTVATQKQAILRSLGASEEELETIAPETVIAKAAAWAERLEPMIADTTDFVLDACEAEKRILFEGAQGALLDIDHGTYPFVTSSNSSGVGVCAGAGVPPRWINTVLGVCKAYSTRVGGGPFVTELEDETGDRIRTLGNEFGTTTGRPRRCGWFDAVAVRYTARLSGVTRLALMMMDVLAHLDELKICVAYELDGERITRFPSHAEQLRRCKPIYETIPGWKQPVDDVRREEDFPEGALAYVRRVEELVGIPVGVLSVGPDRSQTIFTSKSDKLNLQPIGA, encoded by the coding sequence GTGTCGGGAACCTGTGTAATCGGTTTGCAGTGGGGAGATGAAGCAAAAGGCAAGTTGGTCGATTTGCTCGCGCCCCAGTTTGATCTAGTCGTGCGTTATCAAGGCGGGGCCAATGCCGGCCATACCGTCGTTGTAGGCGATGAAGTTTACAAACTGCACCACATCCCCAGCGGTATCTTGCATACCGGTGTCGAGAACTTGATCACCCCCGGTGTGGTCATTAACCCAGAAACCATGATCGCGGAAATGGATGGGTTGGCTAAACGCGACATTGATTGCGCTAAAAATATGCGCATCAGTGAACGAGCCCACTTGGTGATGCCTTGGCATATCGCCGAAGATCGTCAGATCAACGCGACAGCGGTTCGTGGCGAATCGATCGGTACGACCAATCGCGGGATCGGACCCTGTTATCGCGACAAAGTCGGGCGGACTCACGCGATCCGAATGATCGACTTGATTCAGCCGACTCGAGACGAGCGAATCGGAACCGTTGCAACGCAAAAGCAGGCGATCTTGAGAAGCCTTGGTGCTTCCGAAGAAGAGCTTGAAACGATCGCTCCAGAAACAGTTATCGCGAAAGCAGCTGCCTGGGCTGAGCGACTGGAGCCGATGATCGCCGATACCACGGACTTCGTGCTTGACGCTTGTGAAGCCGAAAAGCGAATTCTGTTTGAAGGCGCTCAAGGTGCGTTGTTGGACATCGACCACGGGACCTATCCTTTCGTCACCAGCAGCAACAGTAGCGGTGTTGGCGTTTGTGCCGGCGCCGGGGTCCCTCCCCGCTGGATCAACACCGTGCTTGGGGTTTGCAAGGCGTACAGCACACGTGTTGGTGGCGGACCGTTTGTCACCGAACTTGAAGACGAAACAGGTGACCGAATTCGAACGCTAGGCAATGAGTTCGGAACCACCACGGGGCGTCCACGACGTTGTGGTTGGTTCGATGCCGTCGCGGTTCGCTATACGGCTCGGTTGAGCGGGGTAACTCGTTTGGCTCTGATGATGATGGACGTCTTGGCACACTTGGATGAGCTGAAGATCTGCGTCGCATATGAGCTTGATGGAGAACGGATCACCCGTTTCCCAAGCCATGCTGAGCAGCTACGTCGTTGCAAACCGATCTATGAAACGATCCCAGGCTGGAAGCAACCAGTCGATGACGTGCGCCGTGAAGAAGACTTCCCAGAAGGTGCACTTGCCTACGTTCGCCGAGTGGAAGAGTTGGTGGGGATTCCGGTTGGAGTCCTTTCGGTGGGCCCGGACCGCTCGCAAACGATTTTCACATCGAAGTCTGACAAGTTGAACTTGCAGCCGATCGGAGCCTAG
- the cysD gene encoding sulfate adenylyltransferase subunit CysD: MSDYSLTHLKQLEAESIHIFREVAAEFKNPVMLYSIGKDSSVLLHLALKAFAPAKPPFPLLHVDTTWKFKEMYEFRDNYVAKDLGLELLVHINEEGLKHGIKPWEDSERHTELMKTDALKAALDKYKFDAAFGGARRDEEKSRAKERVFSFRDKSHRWDPKNQRPELWNLYNARVNKGESIRVFPMSNWTELDVWQYIHLEKIPIVPLYLSQKRRVVNRDGVLILRNDDRMPLLEGEVEEEKMVRFRTLGCYPLSGAVESEATDLVDVIQEMLLATTSERQGRIIDQDEGGAGMEEKKRRGYF, translated from the coding sequence ATGTCGGACTATAGCCTGACCCACCTGAAACAACTCGAAGCAGAAAGCATTCATATCTTTCGCGAGGTTGCCGCGGAATTCAAAAATCCAGTGATGCTGTACAGCATCGGCAAAGACTCCTCCGTTCTGCTGCACTTGGCTCTGAAAGCTTTTGCCCCTGCGAAGCCCCCATTTCCGTTGCTTCACGTCGATACGACTTGGAAATTCAAGGAGATGTACGAGTTCCGCGACAATTACGTCGCTAAGGATTTGGGCCTAGAACTGCTCGTCCACATCAACGAAGAAGGACTCAAGCACGGCATCAAGCCATGGGAAGACAGCGAGCGTCACACGGAACTGATGAAGACCGACGCATTGAAAGCTGCCCTCGATAAATACAAATTTGACGCAGCCTTTGGTGGCGCTCGCCGCGACGAAGAAAAGAGCCGCGCCAAGGAACGTGTTTTTAGCTTCCGTGACAAGTCGCACCGCTGGGATCCCAAGAATCAACGTCCCGAGCTTTGGAACCTCTACAACGCGCGTGTCAACAAAGGCGAATCGATTCGTGTGTTCCCGATGAGCAACTGGACCGAGTTGGACGTATGGCAGTACATCCACCTGGAAAAGATTCCGATCGTTCCGCTGTACCTGTCACAGAAACGACGCGTCGTTAACCGCGACGGCGTGCTGATTCTCCGCAATGACGACCGCATGCCATTGCTCGAAGGCGAAGTCGAAGAAGAAAAGATGGTTCGTTTCCGAACGCTAGGCTGCTACCCGCTAAGCGGTGCGGTCGAATCGGAAGCGACCGACTTGGTCGATGTGATCCAAGAAATGTTGCTGGCAACCACCTCCGAGCGACAAGGTCGAATCATCGACCAAGACGAAGGCGGTGCGGGAATGGAAGAAAAGAAACGCCGAGGATACTTCTAG